ACCTAGGACAGCTGCATCATCCTAATCTTGTGAGATTGATTGGATTTTGCTTAGAGGATGAACATCGACTTcttgtttatgaatttatgCCTCGGGGCAGCTTAGAAAATCATCTATTTAGGAGTAAGCTATTCACTTATTCTACTTGTATACCTACTTGTTTACTTAGATTCTCATTTTATCTGTCTGGGGTATCAGGGAGTGCTCACTTTCAGCCTCTATCATGGAGCCTCCGATTGAAAGTTGCCCTTGGTGCTGCTAAAGGTCTAGCTTTTCTACACAGTGAGGAAGCGAAAGTAATATATCGGGACTTCAAAAGTTCGAATATTCTGCTCGATTCGGTATCTGAAACGATTCGACCTTTTCGAAACTATGTTTCTGAAATATTTGTGTTTGAATCTCATTTGTGTTGAACTTTGAAATGACAGGATTATAATGCAAAACTCTCTGATTTTGGATTAGCTAAGGATGGGCCTACCGGTGATAGAAGCTATGTTTCTACTCGGGTAATGGGAACATATGGCTATGCAGCTCCTGAATATATGATCACAGGTATCTTTCATTTTGCCTTATTTGTTCAAAATCAGTCTAGATGCGTTTTataatcgtgagactgacagtgatacgtaacgggcctagtagacatgttttaaaatcgtgagatcccacatcggtaaGCAACAAGTttggaggagaatgaaacattccttataagggtgtggagacctcttcctagtagacatgttttaaaatcgtgagactggcaatgatacgtaacgggccaaaacggacaatatctaatagcaatggccttgggctgttacaacaAACCTATCTACTTGTGCTGTTATGTTAAAAAACATGATGATGTGTGACTATGAGTTGAGTACTAGTTATTAAATTTCGAAGCCTGGATTCATTCTCTTGTTTTGAAGGTCATTTGACTGCCAAGAGCGACGTGTATAGTTTTGGAGTTGTTCTTCTCGAAATCTTATCAGGGAAACGAGCTATAGACAAAAACCGACCATCGGGAGAACACAGTCTTGTGGAATGGGCCAAACCTTACCTCACTAGCAAAAGAAGAGTTCTCCAAATGCTGGATACACGCATCGAAGGCCAATATTCTACTGCAGGAGCACTGAAAGCAGCTAAACTTGCGATTCAATGCATATCAACCGAACCCAAGTTAAGACCAAACATGAACTCAGTGGTGAAAGCATTGGAACAACTTCAGGATTCCATTGAAACAAGTGGAGCCAAGGGGGGTCCTATAACCGAACCCGTAAACAAATCCAGTCAAGGCAGTGACACCACAAATAACAAAGCTGTTTCTTATCCTAGACCATCTGCTTCAATACTAAATCTATAGAAACCGAGACGAAAGAACGTCTGGTGAACCGGCTAACATTTCGACCGAACCCGAAAGGTAAAGATGGTATTTGGATGACCAACTCATTGTGTACTGAAACACTGTACAGTTTCCTTTTGCTCAATTGTCCCCAGAATCAGTTCCCCCATCCATCCCTTTTGTGTTTTTCTGTTCTGGCTTGATTAGAATAAGATATGATTCCACTAAGATGAGGCATTATAAGCTTTTAAAACGCTTATTTCAAACATTTGgtttaacaaaattgaaaatatatactGTTTTTTAGAGTTGAGTGCAGCAGAAAAACTGTGCATTGTGCGTGTATCAATACCGTAGCTACCAAGTTTACTATGTCTACAAGGTGGAGCGGAGATGGAGAAGTCTTTTCCGTCCCCATCTTCTTTGCCTAGtgaaatttctcatttatttttgcggGAATGGAAGTGATAATTCATCAGAGATATTTGTTGGGATTgagtttaaaaattacaatagaTGCAAGATGCAAATATCCTTCTTTTGGGGCGgatttgattataaaaagaatagatGTAGAGAACTTTACAACGAGATTGTGTTTGCAGCTCTCTcaagaatcaaaatgaaatcaattccgtatatatcatatcacatGCCTGCTTACTTTGACTCGTACAAATATCTGAACTTTATATTtgttaaatatattcttttaattcttggataaaatattatcattttttgaaaattattttagaactaaagtatatatttcatttaagataatattaaaaaagaataaaaattagacaataatatttgtcatttttcattttaaatcaAGAATCGAATaatatacttttattaaatttgattggatcattatctttttaaatacataagatatatattacccaaaaaaaaaaaaattgtatataatatttattagaagacaggtaaataaattttaaatttttaataataataataataataataataataataataataaataattatgccGCCAAGAGTTGAAACCGTCTTCCTTTGTTCCAAGCCCCCACGCATCCCATGTTGGCTCTTTGACGTGGGCCCGTGTCTGCGAGGTTGGTTGAGTCATCGATGTTGACGACTCGGCAGCGGCTGCTCATCTATATAACCCCACCGCAGCTTCATAATCCTCCAAGCTTGAGCGAGAGAAACAAAGCTATGGCGATTGGAATATTGGAGGTCAATTTGGTAAATGGAAAAGGATTTCGAGGCAAAGATATCCTGGGTAATAATAATCTTACCTGTCATTCTTCTCTGtcttcttcaaattctttctaGATTTGATTTACTTTGTGATTAAGCTAATTTGATTATGCTATTAAGCTAATCATCTTCCTCTCATTTTGTAGGTAAAATTGACCCTTATGTTCTGATTCAGTATAAGGGCCAAGAACAAAAGAGCAGTGTTGCTAAAagttagtctttttttttttcttttctttaaagcTCATCAATTATTagttcatttattatttggaAGCATATTTGGGTGAATTTAAATGGCGTAGATGCAGGTGAAAGTCCGGTATGGAATGAGAAGTTTAAATTCCAAGCAGAGTATCCGGGGAGCGGTGGTGACTACAAGATCATCCTCAAGGTCATGGACAAAGACACTTTATCTGCTGATGATTTCATCGGTCAAGCCACGTAAGACCCTTATAATAAGAACGCTCATATTCGAATTGAATGATCTGATTTACGAGATAGAACTAAATGACTGTGGCAGGATATATATCAAGGATTTATTAGCTTTCGGAGTTGAAAATGGGAAGTCGGAGATGTGGCCACAAAAGTACAGCGTTGTAGGAGCCAACCTTAAGTACAATGGAGAAATTAAA
This genomic window from Cucurbita pepo subsp. pepo cultivar mu-cu-16 chromosome LG01, ASM280686v2, whole genome shotgun sequence contains:
- the LOC111779154 gene encoding receptor-like cytoplasmic kinase 176 isoform X4, whose amino-acid sequence is MGSCLSARIKAESPLHIGLSFKSARDGNDKGNSISKSSSVSTPRTPRTEGEILQSSNLKNFTYNDLKTATRNFRPDSVLGEGGFGSVFKGWVDEQSFAATKPGTGLVIAVKRLNQEGFQGHREWLTEIDYLGQLHHPNLVRLIGFCLEDEHRLLVYEFMPRGSLENHLFRRSAHFQPLSWSLRLKVALGAAKGLAFLHSEEAKVIYRDFKSSNILLDSDYNAKLSDFGLAKDGPTGDRSYVSTRVMGTYGYAAPEYMITGHLTAKSDVYSFGVVLLEILSGKRAIDKNRPSGEHSLVEWAKPYLTSKRRVLQMLDTRIEGQYSTAGALKAAKLAIQCISTEPKLRPNMNSVVKALEQLQDSIETSGAKGGPITEPVNKSSQGSDTTNNKAVSYPRPSASILNL
- the LOC111779154 gene encoding receptor-like cytoplasmic kinase 176 isoform X3, with translation MRASFIDLTRALNNGFCTGLSFKSARDGNDKGNSISKSSSVSTPRTPRTEGEILQSSNLKNFTYNDLKTATRNFRPDSVLGEGGFGSVFKGWVDEQSFAATKPGTGLVIAVKRLNQEGFQGHREWLTEIDYLGQLHHPNLVRLIGFCLEDEHRLLVYEFMPRGSLENHLFRRSAHFQPLSWSLRLKVALGAAKGLAFLHSEEAKVIYRDFKSSNILLDSDYNAKLSDFGLAKDGPTGDRSYVSTRVMGTYGYAAPEYMITGHLTAKSDVYSFGVVLLEILSGKRAIDKNRPSGEHSLVEWAKPYLTSKRRVLQMLDTRIEGQYSTAGALKAAKLAIQCISTEPKLRPNMNSVVKALEQLQDSIETSGAKGGPITEPVNKSSQGSDTTNNKAVSYPRPSASILNL
- the LOC111779154 gene encoding receptor-like cytoplasmic kinase 176 isoform X1, with protein sequence MRASFIDLTRALNNGFCTGLSFKSARDGNDKGNSISKSSSVSTPRTPRTEGEILQSSNLKNFTYNDLKTATRNFRPDSVLGEGGFGSVFKGWVDEQSFAATKPGTGLVIAVKRLNQEGFQGHREWLTEIDYLGQLHHPNLVRLIGFCLEDEHRLLVYEFMPRGSLENHLFRSKLFTYSTCIPTCLLRFSFYLSGVSGSAHFQPLSWSLRLKVALGAAKGLAFLHSEEAKVIYRDFKSSNILLDSDYNAKLSDFGLAKDGPTGDRSYVSTRVMGTYGYAAPEYMITGHLTAKSDVYSFGVVLLEILSGKRAIDKNRPSGEHSLVEWAKPYLTSKRRVLQMLDTRIEGQYSTAGALKAAKLAIQCISTEPKLRPNMNSVVKALEQLQDSIETSGAKGGPITEPVNKSSQGSDTTNNKAVSYPRPSASILNL
- the LOC111779154 gene encoding receptor-like cytoplasmic kinase 176 isoform X2, whose product is MGSCLSARIKAESPLHIGLSFKSARDGNDKGNSISKSSSVSTPRTPRTEGEILQSSNLKNFTYNDLKTATRNFRPDSVLGEGGFGSVFKGWVDEQSFAATKPGTGLVIAVKRLNQEGFQGHREWLTEIDYLGQLHHPNLVRLIGFCLEDEHRLLVYEFMPRGSLENHLFRSKLFTYSTCIPTCLLRFSFYLSGVSGSAHFQPLSWSLRLKVALGAAKGLAFLHSEEAKVIYRDFKSSNILLDSDYNAKLSDFGLAKDGPTGDRSYVSTRVMGTYGYAAPEYMITGHLTAKSDVYSFGVVLLEILSGKRAIDKNRPSGEHSLVEWAKPYLTSKRRVLQMLDTRIEGQYSTAGALKAAKLAIQCISTEPKLRPNMNSVVKALEQLQDSIETSGAKGGPITEPVNKSSQGSDTTNNKAVSYPRPSASILNL
- the LOC111806697 gene encoding 16 kDa phloem protein 1-like isoform X2; this encodes MAIGILEVNLVNGKGFRGKDILGKIDPYVLIQYKGQEQKSSVAKSESPVWNEKFKFQAEYPGSGGDYKIILKVMDKDTLSADDFIGQATIYIKDLLAFGVENGKSEMWPQKYSVVGANLKYNGEIKVGVTFTLEGH
- the LOC111806697 gene encoding 16 kDa phloem protein 1-like isoform X1 codes for the protein MAIGILEVNLVNGKGFRGKDILGKIDPYVLIQYKGQEQKSSVAKNAGESPVWNEKFKFQAEYPGSGGDYKIILKVMDKDTLSADDFIGQATIYIKDLLAFGVENGKSEMWPQKYSVVGANLKYNGEIKVGVTFTLEGH